A genomic window from Silene latifolia isolate original U9 population chromosome Y, ASM4854445v1, whole genome shotgun sequence includes:
- the LOC141628121 gene encoding uncharacterized protein LOC141628121: MDREKDKVYTVDLSGNKFSCSCKMFERIGLLCKHVLWVLKDRGFDDIPTEYLLDRWGKYATCRPIFNVVGTTLLADCMSIENHQSKISELWSEVFTSVSLVEDNEELGDELLELLRAFNEKLMISVKRGKSKNKKAEIEMLIGSKIPSEASVLPPEKCKNKGSGRRITSNKEKAVQENAKPLRKCRACGEMTHHDSRNCPSRATQK, from the coding sequence ATGGACCGCGAGAAAGACAAGGTATACACAGTTGATTTAAGTGGTAATAAATTTTCTTGTTCATGTAAGATGTTTGAAAGGATTGGGTTACTTTGTAAGCATGTTCTGTGGGTGTTAAAAGATAGAGGGTTTGATGATATCCCTACGGAGTATCTATTAGACAGATGGGGCAAATATGCAACTTGTCGTCCCATTTTTAATGTTGTTGGGACAACCCTCCTAGCTGATTGTATGTCAATAGAAAACCACCAAAGTAAGATAAGTGAATTGTGGTCGGAAGTATTTACTTCAGTTTCGCTTGTTGAAGATAATGAGGAACTTGGTGATGAGCTGCTTGAACTTCTTCGCGCTTTCAACGAGAAATTGATGATTTCAGTTAAGCGTGGGAAGTCAAAAAACAAGAAAGCTGAAATTGAGATGCTTATTGGCTCGAAAATACCGTCTGAAGCTAGTGTTCTACCACCAGAAAAGTGTAAGAATAAGGGATCAggaagacggattacttcaaacAAGGAAAAGGCAGTACAAGAAAATGCAAAGCCCTTGAGGAAATGTCGTGCTTGCGGTGAAATGACTCATCATGATAGTAGGAATTGCCCAAGTCGAGCCACTCAAAAGTGA
- the LOC141628122 gene encoding protein FAR1-RELATED SEQUENCE 5-like: protein MKKLPDKVGPTICQNTNFLKEINSIVWDREIDTQEFELRWKSNLSSYELSDHEWLKSMFDIRSSWIPAYFRDIYLGGIMRTTSRSESENSFFGNFTNPHLTLVEFWMRFQSTMDAQRWKYAKVTADDKNSSPKLSTPLLLEKKKPLNFTPPLFFINFMKNSKLRVLLMVFHRGQLKTAMSIFQ from the coding sequence atgaaaaagTTGCCAGACAAAGTCGGGCCGACAATTTGCCAAAACACaaactttttgaaggaaataaatTCTATTGTTTGGGATCGAGAGATTGATACACAAGAATTCGAATTGAGATGGAAATCGAACCTTTCTTCGTATGAGCTTTCTGATCATGAGTGGCTGAAGTCAATGTTTGACATTCGTTCAAGTTGGATTCCTGCCTACTTCAGAGACATATATCTTGGTGGGATTATGCGCACAACATCAAGGTCAGAATCTGAAAATAGCTTCTTTGGAAATTTCACAAACCCGCATCTCACtcttgttgagttttggatgcgtttccaATCGACTATGGATGCGCAGCGTTGGAAATATGCTAAGGTGACTGCCGATGATAAGAACTCTTCTCCAAAATTATCAACACCTCTCCttctagaaaaaaaaaaacctctGAATTTTACACCACCACTGTTTTTTATCAATTTCATGAAGAACTCCAAGCTGCGTGTTTTACTTATGGTCTTTCACCGAGGACAACTGAAGACAGCAATGAGCATATTTCAATAA
- the LOC141628123 gene encoding protein FAR1-RELATED SEQUENCE 5-like encodes MRDSILLLMSMPRDIMVVLPLTDATDSIATSNVDALMNNDIPPVIPLTNAPETPQVGSENTIFGFPSCPEDLKPINGMIFSNLEDGIDFYNKYAKVCGFIPRLDSTKLVNGIVTHKRCVCNKEGKSKNKGTKRKRTVTRSGCEAKVSFKRIDTGEYQIYDFVEVHTHAMVTPATMVHMKPSRNLNLFHKKMIMDNSRVNHGPVDSFRMFKEYKKAMSPSFYFNFDVDDEKRLSKVFWADPISIKNYALFGEAVSFDATYNFNEYKMVFCPFTGVDNHKRCVTFAGGLLRKEDGESFTWLFENFVKAMGDCYPTTIITDQCKGIN; translated from the exons ATGCGAGATAGTATACTGCTACTAATGTCCATGCCTCGAGATATAATGGTTGTACTTCCCTTGACAGATGCAACAG ACAGTATAGCTACTTCTAATGTTGATGCTCTAATGAACAATGATATACCTCCTGTGATTCCATTGACTAATGCACCAG AAACCCCACAAGTTGGTTCTGAAAACACAATTTTTGGATTCCCAAGCTGTCCAGAAGATCTAAAACCAATCAACGGTATGATATTTTCTAATTTGGAAGATGGAATAGATTTTTACAACAAATATGCAAAAGTTTGTGGGTTTATTCCAAGGTTAGATTCAACAAAATTGGTTAATGGGATTGTTACACACAAGCGCTGTGTGTGTAATAAAGAAGGCAAAAGTAAGAACAAGGGGACTAAAAGAAAGAGGACTGTTACGAGATCAGGATGTGAAGCTAAGGTTAGTTTTAAGAGAATTGACACCGGTGAATACCAAATTTATGATTTTGTTGAGGTGCACACACACGCAATGGTTACCCCAGCTACAATGGTTCATATGAAACCATCTAGGAATTTGAATCTCTTTCACAAGAAAATGATCATGGATAATTCAAGGGTAAATCATGGTCCAGTGGATTCCTTTAGAATGTTTAAGGAATAT AAAAAGGCTATGTCTCCATCATTTTATTTCAACTTTGACgtggatgatgaaaaaagactaAGTAAGGTTTTTTGGGCAGATCCAATCTCAATTAAAAACTATGCCCTTTTTGGGGAAGCCGTCTCTTTTGATGCTACTTATAACTTCAATGAATATAAAATGGTGTTTTGTCCATTCACTGGTGTGGACAACCATAAAAGATGCGTCACTTTTGCGGGTGGTTTGTTAAGAAAGGAAGATGGAGAATCATTTACCTGGTTATTTGAGAATTTTGTGAAGGCTATGGGTGATTGCTATCCTACTACAATTATAACTGACCAATGCAAAGGCATCAATTAA